A window of Tripterygium wilfordii isolate XIE 37 chromosome 7, ASM1340144v1, whole genome shotgun sequence contains these coding sequences:
- the LOC120002257 gene encoding terpene synthase 10-like produces MALNHLSAPSLSICTFSGLNQPRNHISLMPSRKSFVPCPIKCTIADTEAIIRRSANFQPSIWDDSYIQSLKSDYKGGEPYVEQVNKMKIKVKMMLDSAVDRVKQLELIDTLQRLGLSYHFKEEIQRMIKSLYDTTCTDNTWKNSRGLDLYATALEFRILRQHGYKISQDVFSSFQDEKGNFKACISDDIEGMLHLYEATFLMVGGENILEDARKFTSVHLNRCVEENRDQDRVFLELVRHALELPLHWRLLRIEARWFIDVYERIQGMNPTLLEFAKLDFNMVQAMHQADLQYDSSWWASSGLPEKLCFTRDRLMENFLWAVGLGFEPQFGYMRRMNTKVHQLLTTVDDVYDIYGTLDELELFTDVLQRWDIDAIEQLPEYMKMTFFAVYNAMNQIAFTALKEQGHNIIPCIKRVWGDLSRTYILEAKWFYSGYKPTLEEYLENGWVSITAPAILIHAYLVSSPLSKEVLESLPEYPDIIRHPSMIVRLADDLGTSSDEIKRGDNPKSIQCYMNETGGSEEEAREHIHYLISETWKKINEEHLNADSPWPPIFKEIALNIARTAQAMYLYGDGHASQDHKVQARMESLFVTPIP; encoded by the exons ATGGCTCTTAATCATCTCTCTGCACCTTCACTATCTATATGCACGTTCTCTGGCCTAAACCAACCCAGAAATCACATTTCGTTAATGCCATCACGCAAAAGCTTTGTTCCTTGTCCAATCAAATGTACGATTGCAGACACTGAAGCCATAATCAGGCGATCCGCGAACTTCCAACCATCGATTTGGGATGACAGTTACATTCAGTCATTGAAAAGTGACTATAAG GGAGGAGAACCATATGTCGAACAAGTTAACAAAATGAAGATTAAGGTAAAGATGATGCTGGACAGTGCTGTGGATCGTGTAAAGCAACTCGAGCTAATCGATACGTTGCAGAGACTCGGATTGTCTTACCATTTCAAGGAAGAAATACAGAGGATGATAAAGAGCTTATATGACACAACTTGTACTGATAATACATGGAAGAACAGCAGGGGCTTGGATTTATATGCTACAGCTCTCGAATTCCGAATTCTCAGACAACATGGTTACAAAATCAGTCAAG ATGTCTTCTCTAGCTTCCAAGATGAGAAAGGGAACTTCAAGGCATGTATTTCTGATGACATCGAAGGAATGCTACATCTGTATGAAGCTACATTTCTGATGGTAGGAGGTGAGAATATATTGGAGGATGCAAGGAAGTTCACATCAGTTCATCTAAATCGTTGCGTCGAGGAAAACCGAGATCAAGATCGAGTTTTTCTAGAGCTAGTGAGGCATGCCTTGGAGCTTCCATTGCATTGGAGATTATTAAGAATTGAAGCAAGGTGGTTTATTGATGTTTATGAGAGAATACAAGGCATGAATCCAACTCTACTTGAGTTTGCTAAACTGGATTTCAATATGGTTCAAGCTATGCACCAGGCAGACCTTCAATATGATTCAAG CTGGTGGGCGTCGTCGGGGCTACCGGAAAAACTGTGCTTTACAAGAGACAGGTTGATGGAGAATTTTCTATGGGCAGTTGGATTAGGATTTGAGCCTCAATTTGGGTACATGAGGAGAATGAACACTAAGGTCCATCAACTACTAACAACAGTTGATGATGTTTATGACATCTACGGTACCTTGGACGAGCTTGAGCTTTTTACTGATGTTTTGCAGAG ATGGGATATCGATGCAATTGAGCAGCTTCCAGAGTACATGAAGATGACATTTTTCGCTGTCTACAATGCCATGAACCAGATTGCTTTTACTGCTCTTAAGGAACAAGGACATAACATCATTCCTTGCATAAAGAGAGTG TGGGGAGATTTAAGCAGAACTTACATATTAGAAGCGAAGTGGTTTTATAGCGGATACAAGCCAACTCTAGAAGAATACCTGGAAAATGGATGGGTTTCAATAACAGCACCAGCGATACTTATCCATGCTTATTTGGTGTCAAGTCCACTATCCAAAGAGGTCCTGGAAAGTTTGCCAGAATATCCAGATATTATCCGTCATCCATCGATGATTGTCCGATTGGCAGACGATCTCGGAACTTCTTCG GATGAAATAAAGAGAGGTGATAACCCGAAATCAATCCAATGTTACATGAACGAAACAGGAGGTTcggaagaagaagcaagagagCACATACACTATTTGATTAGCGAAACATGGAAGAAGATCAATGAAGAACACCTTAATGCAGATTCTCCTTGGCCTCCAATTTTTAAGGAAATCGCGCTCAACATCGCAAGAACTGCCCAGGCCATGTATTTATATGGTGATGGTCATGCCAGTCAAGATCACAAGGTCCAGGCACGCATGGAGTCATTGTTTGTCACACCCATCCCTTAA